From a single Paraburkholderia sp. FT54 genomic region:
- a CDS encoding response regulator, with amino-acid sequence MTRRVEEIALKQPDRFMSDAPRGGSAAPSFLAGGGELGALIRAFDWTQTALGAPDSWPPGLKIAIRIMLTSRQPIWIGWGDELIYFYNDPYKSIIGGKHPVALGQPTHVVWREIWPDIEPLLDTALAGSEGIFVEQKLLIMERNGFPEETYYTFSYSPIPGEDGEPGGIICANSDDTMQVVGERQLALLKELAAVSPDGRDWREACELSARALQSNPQDLPFALLYAGEPGSDTVTLVGASGIEPGHPAAPHTLRVDDSHWPVADVLKTQAPQMVRDLTQRFGTALPQGPWHLAPEQAVILPVSPGSESTQTVVLIAGLNPCRLFDDAYRSFLNLAAGQIGAAIGYAQAYEEERRRAEALAEIDRAKTTFFSNISHEFRTPLTLMLGPLEELLAKPQAVASGDNAQAGSDIDDRALIEITHRNGLRLLKLVNALLDFSRIEAGRIQIHTEPTDIASFTAELASLFQSAIEAAGLRLEVEIPATPVVVQIDREMWEKVVMNLLSNAYKFTFFGTIRVAVRAEEGGGVEVSVTDSGIGIAEQEVPRLFERFHRVAGAPGRSVEGSGIGLAMVQELVKLHGGTVRVDSVLGEGACFTVSLPRGAVPAQPEIATVHAAMSKHARTYVDAALRWTPENEILADAPAGTTPAAEASSEAAPVAAARLLVVDDNADLREYMSRILRAAGHDVRLATDGQAALEAARAEPPDLVVTDVMMPRLDGFGLLRALRADPHLHDTPVLILSARAGEEARVDGIEHGADDYLTKPFSARELLARVSGNLQLARLRRETEMKLREESRTLEILNRVGSTVAAELDLNRAVQIVTDAATELTGAAFGSFFYNVLDEKGGSYMLYTLSGVPKEAFERFPMPRNTAVFAPTFQGEAIVRVDDITQDSRYGHNAPYRGMPEGHLKVRSYLAAPVQSRSGEVVGGLFFGHPEPGVFTERAERIVVGIAAQAAIAIDNARLYQAAQTEIAERAKAQSALRDLNETLERRVIETVADRDRLWELSEDLLVVADIEGRLQRVSPSWSTALGHNVQWLMSRFYVDLVHPDDVETVRAHLAELRRTGVPVRYENRFKRIDGTWRWVAWTLALDPDTARIHGVGRDVTVDKETTEALRHAEEALRMAQKMEAIGKLTGGVAHDFNNLLQVIGGNLQLLAKDVAGSEKPEQRVRNALAGVARGANLASQLLAFGRRQPLAPKVVNLGRFVRGLDDMLRRALGDGVEIETIVSGGLWNTLVDPFQVENALLNLAINARDAMNGHGKLTIEAGNAALDDVYAKRNAEVTPGQYVMLAVTDTGSGMPPEVRERVFEPFFTTKPEGQGTGLGLSMVYGFVKQSGGHVKIYSEEGHGTTIRIYLPRLRQEEDLETNIDAGPAKGGTETILVVEDDEEVRTTVVEMLSDLGYRVLKAKDAQSALAIVESGVPIDMLFTDVVMPGPLRSTELARKARERLPAIAVLFTSGYTDNAIVHSGRLDEGIELLSKPYTHEALARKVRYVLQAQNPQAAEIAEAEQHLLEIDPPLMPDSADSFATQTRLRILLVEDDELIRVSTAELLRTFDFDILEAEGEHDAKQILSEHAISVMLTDVGLAGKSGIDLALDVCRERPDLRVIFLTGYDLVLTPEQRAVLPHAILLRKPYDPLDLIDALKTPLR; translated from the coding sequence ATGACCCGCCGCGTCGAGGAGATCGCGTTGAAACAGCCGGACCGCTTCATGTCGGACGCACCACGTGGCGGCTCCGCCGCCCCGTCCTTTCTTGCCGGCGGCGGCGAGCTGGGCGCGCTGATCCGCGCCTTCGACTGGACGCAGACGGCGCTCGGCGCGCCCGACAGCTGGCCACCAGGTCTGAAGATCGCGATCCGCATCATGCTCACGTCGCGTCAGCCGATCTGGATCGGCTGGGGCGACGAGCTGATCTATTTTTACAACGACCCGTACAAATCGATCATCGGCGGCAAGCATCCGGTCGCGCTCGGTCAACCGACCCACGTCGTGTGGCGGGAAATCTGGCCTGACATCGAGCCGCTTCTGGATACCGCGCTGGCGGGCTCCGAGGGCATCTTCGTCGAACAGAAGCTGCTCATCATGGAGCGCAACGGCTTTCCCGAGGAGACGTATTACACCTTCTCGTATAGCCCGATCCCCGGCGAGGACGGCGAACCCGGCGGCATCATCTGCGCCAACAGCGACGACACCATGCAGGTGGTCGGCGAACGGCAACTGGCGCTGCTCAAGGAACTGGCGGCGGTCAGTCCGGACGGCCGCGACTGGCGCGAGGCGTGCGAACTCAGCGCGCGTGCATTGCAGTCGAATCCGCAAGACCTGCCCTTCGCCTTGTTGTACGCGGGCGAACCGGGCAGCGACACGGTCACCCTGGTCGGCGCGAGCGGCATCGAGCCGGGCCATCCGGCGGCGCCGCACACGCTGCGCGTGGACGATTCTCACTGGCCGGTCGCCGACGTGCTCAAGACCCAGGCGCCGCAGATGGTGCGCGACTTGACGCAGCGTTTCGGTACCGCGTTGCCGCAGGGACCGTGGCATCTCGCGCCGGAGCAGGCGGTCATCCTGCCGGTGTCGCCGGGCAGCGAGTCGACGCAGACGGTCGTCCTGATCGCCGGCCTGAATCCTTGCCGCCTTTTCGACGACGCCTATCGCAGCTTTCTGAACCTGGCCGCCGGCCAGATCGGCGCGGCGATCGGCTACGCGCAGGCGTATGAAGAGGAGCGGCGGCGCGCGGAAGCGCTGGCCGAAATCGACCGCGCGAAAACCACGTTCTTCTCCAACATCAGCCACGAATTCCGCACGCCGTTGACGTTGATGCTCGGCCCGCTCGAAGAACTGCTCGCCAAGCCGCAAGCTGTCGCGAGCGGCGACAACGCGCAGGCGGGCAGCGATATCGACGACCGCGCGCTGATCGAGATCACGCATCGCAACGGCTTGCGCCTGCTGAAGCTCGTCAACGCGCTGCTGGATTTTTCGCGGATCGAGGCGGGCCGCATCCAGATTCACACGGAACCGACCGACATCGCCTCCTTCACGGCCGAACTCGCGTCGCTGTTCCAGTCCGCGATCGAGGCGGCCGGCCTGCGCCTCGAAGTGGAGATCCCGGCCACGCCCGTGGTCGTGCAGATCGACCGCGAGATGTGGGAAAAGGTCGTGATGAATCTGCTGTCGAACGCGTACAAGTTCACGTTCTTCGGCACGATCCGGGTCGCGGTTCGCGCTGAAGAAGGCGGCGGCGTCGAGGTCAGCGTGACGGATAGCGGTATTGGGATTGCCGAACAAGAAGTGCCGCGCCTCTTCGAGCGGTTTCATCGCGTGGCGGGTGCGCCGGGACGCTCCGTCGAAGGCAGCGGCATCGGGCTCGCGATGGTGCAGGAACTGGTGAAGCTGCACGGCGGCACGGTGCGGGTCGACAGTGTGCTCGGCGAAGGTGCGTGCTTTACCGTCTCGCTGCCGCGCGGTGCAGTGCCGGCCCAGCCCGAGATCGCAACCGTGCATGCCGCGATGAGCAAGCACGCTCGCACCTATGTCGATGCCGCGTTGCGCTGGACTCCGGAGAACGAAATTCTCGCCGATGCGCCGGCCGGCACGACGCCGGCCGCCGAGGCCTCGTCCGAGGCTGCGCCGGTCGCTGCCGCGCGGCTGCTGGTCGTCGACGACAACGCGGATTTGCGTGAGTACATGAGCCGCATTCTGCGGGCAGCGGGCCACGACGTGCGGCTCGCCACCGACGGCCAGGCTGCGCTGGAAGCCGCTCGAGCGGAGCCACCCGATCTGGTGGTCACCGACGTGATGATGCCGCGCCTCGACGGCTTCGGCCTGCTGCGCGCATTGCGCGCCGATCCGCATTTACACGACACGCCGGTGCTGATCCTGTCCGCGCGCGCGGGAGAGGAAGCGCGCGTCGACGGCATCGAGCACGGCGCCGACGACTATCTGACCAAGCCTTTCTCTGCGCGCGAGTTGCTGGCCCGCGTATCGGGCAACCTGCAACTCGCGCGCTTGCGCCGCGAGACAGAGATGAAGCTGCGCGAGGAATCGCGCACGCTGGAGATTCTCAATCGCGTCGGCTCGACGGTGGCCGCTGAACTCGATCTGAACCGGGCAGTGCAGATCGTGACCGACGCGGCCACCGAACTGACCGGCGCCGCGTTCGGCTCGTTCTTCTACAACGTGCTCGACGAAAAGGGCGGCAGCTACATGCTGTACACGCTGTCCGGCGTGCCGAAAGAAGCGTTCGAGCGGTTCCCTATGCCGCGCAACACGGCGGTGTTCGCGCCCACGTTCCAGGGCGAAGCTATCGTCCGCGTCGACGACATCACCCAGGATTCCCGCTATGGCCACAACGCGCCGTATCGCGGCATGCCGGAAGGCCATCTGAAGGTGCGCAGCTATCTGGCCGCGCCGGTGCAGTCGCGCAGCGGCGAAGTGGTGGGCGGCTTGTTCTTCGGCCACCCGGAGCCCGGCGTATTCACCGAGCGCGCCGAGCGGATCGTGGTCGGCATCGCCGCGCAGGCGGCGATTGCCATCGACAACGCGCGTTTGTATCAGGCAGCGCAAACCGAAATCGCCGAGCGCGCCAAAGCGCAAAGCGCATTGCGCGATCTGAACGAAACCCTGGAGCGCCGCGTGATCGAAACGGTGGCGGACCGCGACCGTCTGTGGGAGTTGAGCGAGGATCTGCTGGTGGTGGCCGATATCGAAGGCCGCTTGCAGCGCGTGAGTCCATCGTGGAGCACGGCGCTCGGTCATAACGTGCAATGGCTGATGTCGCGTTTCTATGTCGATCTGGTTCATCCGGACGACGTGGAGACTGTCCGCGCGCATCTGGCCGAACTGCGCAGGACGGGCGTGCCGGTGCGCTACGAAAACCGCTTCAAGCGGATCGACGGCACATGGCGCTGGGTCGCGTGGACCCTGGCCCTCGATCCCGACACGGCGCGCATTCACGGCGTGGGCCGCGACGTCACCGTCGACAAGGAAACCACCGAGGCGCTGCGGCATGCCGAAGAAGCGCTGCGCATGGCGCAGAAGATGGAAGCGATCGGCAAGCTCACGGGCGGCGTCGCGCATGACTTCAACAACCTGCTGCAAGTGATCGGCGGCAATCTGCAATTGCTGGCAAAAGACGTCGCCGGTTCGGAGAAGCCCGAGCAGCGCGTGCGCAATGCGCTGGCCGGTGTGGCGCGCGGCGCGAACCTCGCTTCGCAACTGCTCGCGTTCGGGCGGCGTCAGCCGTTGGCGCCGAAGGTCGTCAATCTCGGCCGCTTCGTGCGAGGGCTCGACGACATGCTGAGGCGCGCGCTCGGCGACGGCGTCGAAATCGAAACCATCGTGTCGGGCGGCTTGTGGAATACGCTGGTCGATCCGTTTCAGGTCGAGAACGCGCTGCTGAATCTGGCGATCAACGCGCGCGACGCGATGAACGGCCACGGCAAGCTCACCATCGAAGCCGGCAACGCCGCGCTCGACGACGTCTACGCCAAACGCAACGCGGAGGTCACGCCGGGCCAGTACGTGATGCTGGCGGTCACCGACACGGGTTCCGGGATGCCGCCGGAAGTGCGCGAGCGCGTGTTCGAGCCGTTCTTCACAACCAAGCCTGAAGGCCAGGGCACGGGCCTCGGCTTGAGCATGGTGTATGGCTTCGTCAAGCAGTCCGGCGGCCATGTGAAGATCTACAGCGAGGAGGGCCACGGCACGACGATTCGCATCTATCTGCCGCGGCTGCGCCAGGAAGAAGACCTCGAAACGAATATCGACGCCGGTCCCGCCAAGGGCGGCACGGAAACCATTCTGGTGGTCGAAGACGACGAGGAAGTGCGCACGACGGTGGTCGAGATGCTTTCCGATCTCGGCTACCGCGTGTTAAAGGCGAAAGACGCGCAGAGCGCGCTGGCGATCGTCGAAAGCGGCGTGCCGATCGACATGCTGTTTACCGATGTGGTAATGCCGGGTCCGCTGCGCAGCACCGAACTCGCCCGCAAGGCGCGCGAACGGTTGCCGGCGATCGCGGTGCTGTTCACGTCGGGCTATACGGATAATGCGATCGTGCATTCGGGGCGGCTCGATGAAGGCATCGAATTGCTCAGCAAGCCGTACACGCACGAAGCGTTGGCGCGCAAAGTCCGCTACGTGCTGCAAGCGCAGAATCCGCAGGCGGCCGAAATCGCCGAGGCCGAGCAGCATCTTCTCGAGATCGATCCACCCCTTATGCCGGATAGCGCGGATAGTTTCGCCACGCAGACGCGGCTGCGGATTCTACTGGTGGAAGACGACGAGCTGATTCGCGTGAGCACCGCTGAATTGCTGCGCACGTTCGACTTCGACATTCTGGAAGCCGAAGGCGAGCATGACGCCAAGCAGATTCTCAGCGAACACGCGATCAGCGTGATGCTGACCGACGTAGGGCTGGCGGGCAAGTCGGGCATCGATCTGGCGCTCGACGTGTGTCGCGAGCGGCCCGATCTGCGCGTGATCTTTCTGACCGGCTACGACCTCGTGCTGACGCCGGAACAGCGCGCGGTCTTGCCGCACGCGATCCTGCTGCGCAAGCCCTACGATCCGCTCGATCTCATCGATGCGCTGAAAACGCCGCTGCGCTAA
- a CDS encoding nitroreductase — MTPPVNEVDAALVTRRSIRAFLPTPVPRADIEAILEAASRAPSGTNTQPWKVYVVTGGSLARLSQALLAAYDDPQRDALYQEEYPYYPHQWVSPYIDRRRKIGWDLCGLLGIEKGDKARMHEQHAQNYRFFGAPVGLFFTIDRVMERGSWLDYGMFLQAIMTAARGRGLDTCPQAAFTPFHRVIAEHLGLPAEEQLVCGMSLGFADENALVNTLRTVREPVERFTRFLD, encoded by the coding sequence ATGACCCCACCCGTCAACGAAGTCGACGCCGCGCTCGTCACGCGGCGTTCGATTCGCGCCTTTCTGCCCACGCCCGTGCCGCGCGCGGACATCGAAGCCATTCTTGAAGCGGCCAGCCGCGCGCCTTCGGGCACCAACACGCAGCCATGGAAAGTCTACGTGGTGACGGGCGGGTCGCTGGCGCGTCTCTCGCAGGCCTTGCTGGCCGCTTACGACGACCCGCAACGCGACGCGCTGTACCAGGAAGAGTACCCGTACTATCCGCATCAATGGGTGTCGCCGTATATCGATCGGCGCCGCAAAATCGGCTGGGATCTGTGCGGCCTGCTCGGCATCGAAAAGGGTGACAAGGCGCGCATGCACGAGCAGCATGCGCAGAACTATCGCTTCTTCGGCGCACCGGTGGGTTTGTTCTTCACCATCGACCGGGTGATGGAGCGCGGCAGCTGGCTCGACTACGGCATGTTCCTGCAGGCGATCATGACGGCCGCGCGTGGGCGGGGGCTCGATACCTGTCCGCAGGCCGCCTTTACACCGTTTCATCGGGTGATTGCGGAGCATCTCGGCTTGCCGGCGGAAGAGCAACTGGTGTGCGGCATGTCGCTCGGTTTCGCCGACGAAAACGCCTTGGTCAACACATTGCGCACAGTGCGCGAACCGGTCGAGCGGTTCACGCGATTTCTCGATTGA
- a CDS encoding high-potential iron-sulfur protein: MKTSRRQFLLLGVSAGSALVLTRAAFADTANTISETDPKAQAVGYKADASRVDKAKFPGYAAGQTCGNCSLFQGKANDAYGGCTLFGDKQVDARGWCSSYSNI, encoded by the coding sequence ATGAAAACATCGCGCCGCCAATTTCTGTTGCTGGGCGTGAGCGCGGGCTCCGCGCTCGTGCTTACTCGTGCCGCCTTCGCCGATACCGCGAATACGATCAGCGAAACCGATCCGAAGGCGCAAGCCGTCGGCTACAAGGCGGACGCTTCCAGGGTCGACAAGGCGAAATTCCCCGGCTACGCCGCCGGACAAACCTGCGGCAACTGCTCGCTGTTCCAGGGTAAAGCCAACGACGCATACGGAGGTTGCACACTGTTCGGCGACAAGCAGGTCGACGCGCGCGGGTGGTGCAGTTCGTATTCGAATATCTGA
- a CDS encoding DOPA 4,5-dioxygenase family protein, producing the protein MTFRDTSAITSWHAHVYFDAGSRDAAWTFREQIDAHWGGTLQLGRFHERPVGPHPMWSYQLAFTQDRFAELVGWLTLNHGALDIFLHPNTGDALRDHRDAAVWIGRSHELVLSALN; encoded by the coding sequence ATGACCTTTCGCGATACCTCGGCCATCACGAGCTGGCACGCCCACGTGTATTTCGATGCGGGCAGCCGCGACGCAGCGTGGACGTTCCGCGAGCAGATCGACGCGCACTGGGGCGGCACACTGCAACTGGGCCGCTTTCACGAGCGCCCGGTGGGCCCGCATCCCATGTGGTCGTATCAGCTCGCGTTCACACAAGACCGGTTCGCCGAACTGGTCGGCTGGCTCACGCTGAATCACGGTGCGCTGGATATCTTCCTGCACCCGAATACCGGCGACGCGCTGCGCGATCACCGCGACGCAGCCGTATGGATCGGCCGTTCGCACGAACTGGTGCTGAGCGCGTTGAATTGA
- a CDS encoding GNAT family N-acetyltransferase, whose translation MVKKRCWRDNSQPFLLACIDGAPAGSLKAHCTGAEWVVVQLQITPAFQGRGIGERALQSVLRAAQADALPVTLEVLKGNPAKRLDERLGFEIVGEDERQFHMRRAPRASAEIEAE comes from the coding sequence ATGGTAAAAAAGCGCTGCTGGCGCGACAATTCACAACCCTTCTTACTAGCTTGCATCGACGGCGCGCCGGCCGGTTCGCTGAAAGCGCATTGCACCGGCGCCGAGTGGGTCGTCGTGCAATTGCAAATCACGCCGGCGTTTCAAGGGCGCGGCATCGGCGAACGCGCGCTGCAGTCGGTGTTGCGCGCCGCGCAAGCCGACGCATTGCCGGTCACCCTCGAGGTGCTCAAAGGCAATCCCGCGAAGCGCCTGGACGAGCGACTCGGCTTCGAGATCGTCGGCGAAGATGAGAGACAGTTTCACATGAGGCGCGCGCCGCGCGCGTCGGCGGAAATTGAAGCAGAATGA
- a CDS encoding DUF1488 domain-containing protein, whose translation MEIIELEPSVSADGRAVIFQLSTRGRDLECAVTREALEQHFWLQRDAGEERVLKTFADGRKRITAVAERKMLARPGEKVLLTISDFAARG comes from the coding sequence ATGGAGATTATCGAGCTTGAACCAAGCGTCTCGGCAGACGGACGCGCGGTGATTTTCCAGCTTTCGACGCGAGGACGGGACCTCGAGTGCGCCGTCACGCGTGAGGCCTTGGAACAGCATTTCTGGTTACAACGCGACGCCGGCGAGGAACGCGTATTGAAGACATTCGCCGACGGGCGCAAACGCATCACCGCCGTGGCGGAAAGAAAAATGCTGGCGCGTCCGGGCGAAAAAGTGCTGCTGACGATCAGCGATTTCGCCGCCCGCGGTTGA
- a CDS encoding YciI family protein: protein MSYMLLIVEPPDQRIERGDAAGREVYDQMVRFAADLKERGKLVAVESLTSSSDAVRVQVRDGQPKLLDGPFAEAKEMVGGFFLLNCETREEAVAIAQACPAATWCTVEVRKLGPCFL from the coding sequence ATGTCTTATATGCTGCTCATCGTCGAACCTCCAGATCAACGCATTGAACGCGGTGATGCTGCGGGCCGCGAAGTCTACGACCAGATGGTCCGCTTCGCTGCCGATCTGAAAGAGCGCGGCAAACTGGTCGCCGTGGAATCGCTCACGTCCTCGAGCGACGCTGTGCGCGTGCAGGTGCGCGACGGCCAGCCGAAACTGCTTGACGGCCCATTCGCCGAAGCCAAGGAAATGGTCGGCGGATTCTTCCTCCTCAATTGCGAAACTCGTGAAGAAGCCGTGGCCATTGCGCAAGCCTGTCCGGCTGCAACGTGGTGCACCGTCGAAGTCCGCAAGCTCGGACCTTGTTTTCTCTAG
- a CDS encoding YciI family protein: protein MRFMILVKATAASEAGEMPEASLMAAMGAYHEELAKAGVLLDATGLQPSAKGWRVRYSGGKRSVVDGPFPETRELIAGYTLIQVRSREEAMEWARRFPAPFGEQADGEIEVRQLFELDDFEPGPELDRFRELDVGKPASPQPD from the coding sequence ATGCGATTCATGATCCTCGTAAAGGCGACCGCTGCCAGCGAAGCCGGCGAGATGCCGGAAGCGTCCCTGATGGCCGCGATGGGCGCGTACCACGAAGAACTGGCCAAAGCCGGTGTGCTGCTCGACGCGACCGGCCTGCAACCGAGTGCGAAAGGTTGGCGGGTTCGCTACAGCGGCGGCAAGCGCTCGGTGGTCGACGGCCCGTTTCCGGAAACCAGGGAACTGATTGCCGGGTACACGCTGATCCAGGTGCGCTCCCGTGAAGAAGCCATGGAATGGGCGCGGCGCTTTCCGGCGCCGTTCGGCGAGCAAGCGGACGGCGAAATCGAAGTGCGTCAATTGTTCGAACTCGACGACTTCGAACCCGGTCCGGAGTTGGACCGGTTCCGTGAACTCGACGTCGGCAAGCCGGCCAGCCCACAACCCGACTAA
- a CDS encoding VOC family protein, protein MHKQIYVNLAVDNLEQSKAFFSAIGLRFEPQFTNEQAACLVVGENIYAMLLVKDLFKSFTRKPLCDPKESTEALVGLSCESRAEVDGLVAKALAAGGTVPRAPQDYGFMYGHGFEDIDGHIWELIYMDPKAKAAG, encoded by the coding sequence ATGCATAAGCAGATCTACGTCAATCTCGCGGTCGACAATCTCGAACAATCGAAAGCCTTCTTCAGCGCGATCGGTTTGCGCTTCGAACCGCAATTCACGAACGAGCAGGCGGCCTGTCTGGTCGTCGGCGAGAACATCTACGCGATGCTGCTGGTCAAGGACCTGTTCAAGTCGTTCACCCGCAAGCCGCTGTGCGATCCGAAGGAGAGCACGGAAGCGCTGGTGGGCCTGTCGTGCGAAAGCCGGGCTGAAGTGGATGGGCTGGTCGCCAAAGCGCTTGCCGCCGGCGGCACCGTACCGCGTGCGCCACAGGATTATGGTTTCATGTATGGGCATGGCTTTGAGGATATCGACGGCCACATCTGGGAGCTCATCTACATGGACCCGAAAGCCAAGGCGGCGGGCTGA